The Bacteroidota bacterium genome contains the following window.
AAGAACATTATAATAACGAGCGCCCTCACGATTCTCTTAACTCTTTGTCTCCAAAACAATATTTACTCAACAACAAAAATCAAAATCAACCAATCCCAAAACACAATTTTGAACTGTCCTAACAATGGGGAAGCTTACACAGACTGCTGACCAAGGATATAATGCCTGCTCTCAATACCAAGACCAAGGATATAATGCCTGTTCACAATACCAAGACCAAGGTTACAGTGCCTGTTCAAATTGGGCAAAAAACTGTTGCACTTGGATACCTTGTTCCTGGGCTTGTCAATTATTTACTTGGGTTTGTATTGCATGGTATTGGGTATCAAATATTGTATGTGTAGCATGGTATTGGGTAACAAATCTTATATGTGTTGCTTGGGTTTGGATTTCAAATATTGTATGTGTCGCTTGGACTTGGATAGTTACACGAATTTGTAAACTTTATTTATGGATAATAACAGCAATAACATTTACAAATTGCAAATGCCGTTAATTATGAACATTATAAAAGATATAGATGAAATAAATATTCTTATAAAAAAAAGAAAATATAATTTTTCTGAAATCGTAATTGATTTGCCATATTTTACGGTTGAAGAAAATAAAAAATATAGCGATAAAATTAATAAATACTATTTATCCTGTGGTTGTGAAACGGGAACATATTTTATGATTTTTGCAATTTTATTCGCTACAATAATTTCTGTGTGTGAGCTTTTTTTTAAAGCAACACCATTATTATGGGGAATTATTTATTCCGTAATTTTTGTATTAATATCTGCTATAATCGGTAAATTGACTGGTCTGTTAATCGCAAAAATAAGATTACACAAAACATTTAAAAAAATAAACAAAATATATTTACAGAAGCATAAAGCAACAGAGAATAAATTAACTTAACAATCATGAAATCATGAAAAAAATAAAAAAAGTATTATTTATCATATCAATATTTTCTCTGCTAACATTATATTCCTGCAAAAAAGTGAGAAACGAAGAAATGACAGTTATAAAAGATTGCACAGGTGTATATCTCCGTTTCAATAACAATGATTACACAGTTTGTAATCTTGACATGGTTTCCTCATTTCCCGATGGTGCGACAGTTACAGCAACTTTTAAAAAAATAAAAAGTTGTTCTGATCCTGGACAAAGTGTTTTTGTTTGCACTATGGATCACCCAAATAAAGGGTGGATTGAAGTTGAAAAAATAAAATAAAAAAACACGACTTTTCTCGACAATTTCACATCTGGACAGTATCTTTTCCAACCTTGACCGTAACATTAACGGCATCTTTCGGGTGACAGCGTTTCCCGCCTTGACAACTTGCACCATCCGACAGCGAACAAGAAACACCATCTTCCAAAATGGCACGCACATTTGCACTTTGCCTCTTTTTATTTTTATTTACGGGAATAGGCAAAATGCAAAAGAGCGTGCCCATCCTGCACCCCGACAGTAATAAATTTTCAAAAATGCCCGACACCAAAACAAAAACAAAAAAAATAATTCTGCACCCAGACAATCACTTCATCACGACAGAAAAAAAATACAGGGCAGCAGCCAACATCAGGTTTGCGCTATGCGGGCTGACGTTTAAGTTTGAAAATTTATATCTTCGTTTTATGTTTGTAATGGCAGACAATTTTGTATTCCAAAATCCCGCACATCGCAAACCTGAAAAACGTTAACTACAATAGCCCCGCCTTGTAAATTCTCGGCAACTCCGCACTCCCGTTGGACATTAACGCAGTCCTTCAACGCAAAATACAAACCGCAAAAAAACATCGGCAGACAACTTTTCACTCGCTCGACAATTTCTCCAATCTCGACAGCATAAAAATCAAATACAAAAAAAATGACCAGCGTTTTGTAGCCGGACAGTTGCGTTGTTAATTCACGCAGTTCTCATGCAGACAGCATAAACCACATATAATAAGGTAGCGCGGGACAGTTACTTTCTCGCTTGAACGCGCTCCCATCGTGACAGTAATAAAAACACAAATACATCGTCAGACAATTTCGCAACCCTTCATCGTTGCTTTTAACCAGACAGCAGAAATCATTCGCAGGACAATTCCGGCAATCATTGATATAACTCCGCATCTGCAAAAGAGGTGTATTCCTTTTTATTTTTTATTTTGGTATACACCACATTTGCAAATGCTCCAATCACACGAAAGAAATCCACAAAAAGATTTCCTTATAATAATTTTGTCTATTCCAATGTAAATCATACTTTTGTTCTCATAATAAGCAATCTGATTAAAACCTTATATGATTTTAATTTTATAGAAAAGGTTTCTTCCACTCTCTTTAGCGGGCAGAGAAAAAGAAACTGAAATGTTTAACTTGTCTTGAGAAATTAGGACATAAAACTTTTGGTGATGAAAAAAATATTCTGTTTGCTTTATATAATCCCTTTTCTTCTTTTTATTTCTTCTTGTTTCGCACAGTCGCAAACTCCTGCATGGCTCTTTCCTATAATGTTTAAAGATTACAACGGTGAAAGAGACACTATTTATATTGGTTATGATCGTAATGCAAGTTTAAATTTAGATACAATATTTGGCGAGAAACCTATTAAGATAGACACATCGAAATTTAATTCTGTATTCTTTTTTTGGGGGGGACAAGATTCTGCTGTTAAAACTATTGTTTGGGATTCTACTTATCTGACTGCTGGAAATTCTATTTCCTTTTTGAAAGGGAAAATGCCCCTCACAATGTACTGGTACGATACTTTATTTTATAGTGACAGTTTGCCCTTCCCAAACTTATCTCCTAAGCCAAGAGGAAGAGGGAATCTAACATGCGGGGGATCTATTTGTCCTAGTGGTAACGATATTATCTTAACGGATATGCCGGGTAGTTTACCTTTTGTGCCTAATTTCACTTTTTCCGACAGCATAGTATTCCCGGGAGACAGCACCCAATCAGGCATATCAGTAAATATGTCTTTGAGAATTTTACCTTTTAATAGTTTAGATAATGGAACAGGTATTGCAGAACTTTTTGAAGAAAATGATTTTAATATTTTTCCAAATCCTACTACGGATATCGTTATAATCCAACCGCATCAGCAAGTGCAATATAGTTACAGCATAATAAATGTGCTTGGAGAAATTATAGCGAACAGTGCTATTATCAATAAGGAGGCAAGAGTGGATATTTCTAATTTATCGGATGGATTGTATCTTATTCAACTCAAGGGAAGTCACTTTACAGTTACGCGAAAACTTCTCAAGGTAAATAACTTTTAAAACCCAATCTCATGATAATCCAAAAACATTTTTTCTTAACGGTTAGCATACTATTGCTGCCACTCATTATTTTTGCTCAGGCAAATAGTGAAAACGGCTACCACATTCCTGTTAAACAGGGCATCGTCAGAGTATTTCTCATCTTTGCAGAAGTTTCTGATAACTGCCCTGGGTATAGTAAAAATTATACACCTAACCCAGCACTGTGGGCTCCCGGGCAATTGCCAGCAGATAAGGATAATTATTTTAATACGATTACCCCTAGTCAACAAGGAGGACTTATTACTGACTTTTTATACGAAGCATCTCACGGGCAATACATTGTTTTAGGCGACTATTACCATCAACTCGTATCCGTTACCTGTGCTGATATTTTACAATATGGGAAATTTGGCGCTATACAAAATTTTCTGAATAACGATCCTAATTTTAAAACAAACAGCAATTTGCCGATTCAGTTATTTGCTCAATGGGATATTCCTGCATCATCTTACGGTACACCCAATGTACCTCTCGCAACTGACCAATATGTGGATGGAATTGCTGTTATCTGGAGAAATGTGAAGGCATATAGTAGTACAAACTGTGTTAATGATGCCTATGCAGTTCCTTCAAGAAATAATTATATTACTCTTCCGGGCATGCTTGGACATGATAATTTCTTTGAGGGATCTGCCTGCTATGATGACGGATGGTGGCTTCCTTTCATGGTAGAATTCACTCATTGGATGTTTGGACCTAATAATTTTCATGGTACGGGTGGTGGTGTAGGCCCCCACACATTTATTCCCAATTATAGCAACTGGTTCAGTACATTAGGACAAGCAGGAGGTAGCCTCATTATGCGAATGTACAATGGATGGGATAGGGAAAGAACAGGATGGAAAAACCCAGCAAAAAATTATTTAATCAGCGCACTTAATGATGTGGGTACAACAGAAGTTCCCACAACTTTTGATATTTCAAATCAAAGTTCTACTGCAAATGGAATCTACATTCTACGAAACTTCTCTTCTTCAGGTGATGCAATAAAAATTAAATTACCATATTTTAATACATCTCCACCTTATACATCTGTTTATAATCAATACTTATGGTTGGAAAATCATCAAATGACCTCGCCTTTTGATAAAGATTTAATTACCGATGTTTGCACACAACAATTAAGACCAGGACTATATTCTTATATTACAGTGGGAAAAGATGTTAAGACTGGAACTCAGTCGCAGGTTTTTAACAATGCTCCCATGAATTTAGAAGGATGGTTTTATCCGCTCTCTGCCGAAGGTAATTATGATTTCAAGTTTAGATTTGACGCAATTCAACCCGGCACTTGGCAGGGTTGTAATTGGATGAATCAAAATATTCCTATCGATAAATATCACCCTGACACAAAACCTAATCCGTTTACTGGGCATTCGGATCTTTTTATGTATGTAGATCAACAACCCCAAAATGGAATGTATCCGACTGGAGACAACAACGCCATTGGACTTAGTGAATTTTTATCTGACGGAGTAACTGTTGAACATAATTGGTATGCAAGCGGTGATGATGAAGACGCTTTTAATTCTGCGTTTAGTAACAATTTAAAAATTTCCCTTTCCTCTAACCCCGCACCTATTCCCGTATATACTCATGAATTTAATGGTACTCCTGTCATAAAATCTGTTTTAGATGCAAGAAATTATGAAAACCGAAAAATATGGCTCAATGGATTATCAATAGAAATTTTAAGTGAAGACGCATTCAATGATGGTTCTGGAGCACTAAAAATTAAAGTTCTGTGGGATAATTATACTGTTGATAAAAATGTTCGATGGTGCGGAGATATTATGCTTTCTGATTTTCCCCCGGCAGGATATGGTAGCGGTAATCCTGATTATCTAAATGTACTTACAGGACAAACCGTTTTATTAGATCAAGGATTGTCCGCAACTCGTACTGCAACTCCGATTACTTATAATGGACAACCGCTTCTCAATGATCCTACATTGTTTACATGTTTGCCCGGTTCTCATTTTCATCTTGAAAATAACTCAACAGTAATCGTTGATAATGGCAGCACATTAAAATTACAGAACGGAAGTAAATTAGAAATTCATAATGGAGCAAAAGTAATTGTAAGAAATGGAGGGAAGTTAATAATGGAATCAGGCTCTCAACTTGGCATACACGATGGCGGACAAGTTTTTATTGATCAAGGAGGGACGATGGAGTATGATAATAGCAGTATTTTCTTAGATGGAACAAATGCTTTAATTGAAATTAAAGGAACATTAAATATTAAACCAAATGCCACCTTTTCCTTTTCTCATTCTACACCTGTTGGGGGTTACATAAAATTTTCTTCCGCCATTTCACTCAGCGATAATATAATTGCCGGAACAAATTCAAAAATCATTCTCAATGGAAACGGTCCGTCAGATAAAGTTTTAGAAGTAATTCAGGAATCTATGTATGCTGGAAGTTTGTTAGCAACTCCGCTACACTTTTTTCTATAACAAACGGTTTGGTTGCACTCGGAAATAATTCCCGCCTGAATGTCGGCTGTCCGCTTACATTAAACAATGTAAAAGTTACTTCAACTTCCAGTGCCTTTAACAATCATCGAGGAGTATCTGTCTACGGACAATCAGGTGTTTCAATTGACAACTGCATATTTGAATATGGGTACTACGGGATTTACGCATTTCTAACTTATGGCGGAGCGCCCCTTACTGTTACAAACAGCACTTTTCAATTTTGCAGAACTGGATTGTTTTCAAACGACAAAGGCGTTACCGTGGGCTCTTGCCAATTTTTAAGCAATACACTTAATGGATGGAAAGCATCCGCAATGTCTTTTCCAAGCCAGTTAACAAGCAGTACTGTTACTCAAACAGGCAGCACAGGCGTTGAATATATTTCAGCCGGAACCGGGTTACTTGTAAAAAACTCTTCCATCAATTCTAACGCGTTGACTGGTGTGTTTCGCGGAGGTATTTCATATGGCGGAACAGGTATGTTGACCATTCGTTGTAGTTCCGTTTCTAATAATGGCACTTTTAAAAGATGGAACATTCAGGTCACAAGTGGCGCAGACCTTAATATGAGTTCCACTATGGTCCCTAAAGGAGGGCAGGTTTCTGCTGTCAACAGTATAAAAACCATTGATGCGCAGTTGATAAATATGTTGTACCTCAATCAGGGATACAATGATTTAAGACCTGCTTCTGTTGTAGGCAATAAAGTTGTAACTGGTGCAGTGAAAAATAATTGCCTGAG
Protein-coding sequences here:
- a CDS encoding T9SS type A sorting domain-containing protein — translated: MKKIFCLLYIIPFLLFISSCFAQSQTPAWLFPIMFKDYNGERDTIYIGYDRNASLNLDTIFGEKPIKIDTSKFNSVFFFWGGQDSAVKTIVWDSTYLTAGNSISFLKGKMPLTMYWYDTLFYSDSLPFPNLSPKPRGRGNLTCGGSICPSGNDIILTDMPGSLPFVPNFTFSDSIVFPGDSTQSGISVNMSLRILPFNSLDNGTGIAELFEENDFNIFPNPTTDIVIIQPHQQVQYSYSIINVLGEIIANSAIINKEARVDISNLSDGLYLIQLKGSHFTVTRKLLKVNNF